Below is a window of Takifugu flavidus isolate HTHZ2018 unplaced genomic scaffold, ASM371156v2 ctg577, whole genome shotgun sequence DNA.
ACTTTTGTCTCTACTGACTTCTTATGTGTGTTCTTCTTCCtggtgatttaattaaaaaaagaaattaataaaAGAGTAGCAGCAAATCTAAATAATAACAATTGGAAATATGTAGAATAATTCTGCATGTATTTAATTGCATCTGAGTGTGGTTTGGTTGCCTCGCACTGATGTCACCGCTGAATCAACACTCAGTTTAAATATTGCATGTTTCCCGCATTTTAATTCCTTCTGCAAATCATCACGTTGCCTGTAAAAAGCCTATCCATATGAAACAGGGTCCGAAATCATCAACTTAcctaaacaaaacaacaaagactcCTGTAAGTCCAATAAGGAAAATCCCAACACCTGATCCGATGGCTGCCAGTTTCCATGGCCAAACTGCTCAACTCAAcggaaaattaaataaatgaacaaagttTGAGATTTTTAACCCTCTTTCTGCAGAACAGACACAATCCCATCCCTGGTTATAATGCTGGTTATTagtagctgttgctgacagtGAACTGAACAAGTTCAAACAGATCTGGAAACTggaaaattcaattaaatatttaaaaattaaacattttttatacTACTTAAAATTCAACGGTCAAGTATGTAAGATGAGTCTGAAAGAAGCAGTGATGACACAAATATTAAGAACTAAATACACACAGAGTAAAACACAGTAATAAGTTTAAAATTATTATACAATGACACATGTCTACAGTTGTTAGATTCAATTctgatttacacattttacctgtaatgaagaaagaaaaacccacCTGGGACAACAGTCACATTCACTGTAGACTCACTGTGTCCTAACAGGTTCCAGACTCGACAGGAATAACGTCCACTGTCTTTGGCTGTGACCTGAGTGATGACGAAGTTCTGCTCTGATGATTTTGATGAGTTTTCACCCTCCTTGTACCAGCTGTAATTAGCTGCCGGGTTAGCATCAGAGCTACAGTTCAGGGTGATTGTAGTGTCCTCCTCAACCTCACCAGAGGGACTCACTGACACTAATGGACCTTCAGGAGCATCTGCAGGACATCACAACAATAAGAATGTTACTACAGAACAAGAAGGTGGGTGGTGCacatatatgtatttatacataCATCAATATAGCGGCTGAACAGTAGTGAACATTCTAAACTGGAGACTCATCATCCTGGATAAACATCCCATAATCAATGACTGAATCCAAATCAGTCTTATTTACTTACACACTGCAGGAGAGCGGAAGGATTCGTATCCTGTAACAGTGCAGGAATATCTGGCTGGAGAATTTATACTCAGGGAAACATCATGAATTCTTGTGACACCGTCAACTTTCTGATCATTCTTGTACCATATGTAAGAATAAAGAGACGCTCCACACTGA
It encodes the following:
- the LOC130520896 gene encoding B-cell receptor CD22-like isoform X2, which codes for MRITNVNKNDSAVYKFMIRTNTGGWRLTGEPGVRLTVPDPVLQVRVSRQESSNRSELTCQSQCGASLYSYIWYKNDQKVDGVTRIHDVSLSINSPARYSCTVTGYESFRSPAVYAPEGPLVSVSPSGEVEEDTTITLNCSSDANPAANYSWYKEGENSSKSSEQNFVITQVTAKDSGRYSCRVWNLLGHSESTVNVTVVPVWPWKLAAIGSGVGIFLIGLTGVFVVLFRKKNTHKKSVETKVDISSKLEEEYTSIHFPKAQTDLCSNVKTSGHLEPKHVEEEDVQYSEISFHRPSSAPRTTGAVDSTDAIYSTVK
- the LOC130520896 gene encoding B-cell receptor CD22-like isoform X1: MRITNVNKNDSAVYKFMIRTNTGGWRLTGEPGVRLTVPDPVLQVRVSRQESSNRSELTCQSQCGASLYSYIWYKNDQKVDGVTRIHDVSLSINSPARYSCTVTGYESFRSPAVYAPEGPLVSVSPSGEVEEDTTITLNCSSDANPAANYSWYKEGENSSKSSEQNFVITQVTAKDSGRYSCRVWNLLGHSESTVNVTVVPVWPWKLAAIGSGVGIFLIGLTGVFVVLFRIYPVSWRRNIPASTSPKPRQICAPTSKHLDTSSQNMWRKKMCSTLKSVFTDPALPRGQLVPWTVLMQSTAQSSRNLSFVFLSSDVVLLVK